The genomic window TCGGCATCGCGTGGAAGAATGGCGTCGCCGGTCAGGCCGCTGTTTTTCAGCATCGCATCGGCAAGGTATATCACGAGCTGCTGAGGGTCTCGCTCTTTGATTCGCAGGGCCGTGGCCACGGCATCCTCAATCGAACGCGCATTCGAAATTTCTATTAAGACAATGTCATGGCGCAATTCGCCCCACAAGAGTTCGGCGTGGCGATAGTCATGGCCAAGATCAACTTGAAATCCAGCTCTTAACAAAGCGTTCCGCAGCGGTATAGCAAGGCGATGATGATCACTGCACAACAAAATTCGAGGAGTTGACTTTAGGTTGCTGTTCAATAAGTTCATTTCCGTGTCTTCTCCGTTTTTTTGCAGGCCTTTCCTTCCAAGGCCTGCGCAGAGAAGAAGCAGACCGTATGCCAAAATGGTCTAGGTCCTACTAAGTACTTGTATTTTCAATAAGTTAAGAAAGAACGAAGACAGGCAACCTTTTGCAACTGTGCAATGTCTGCATGAAAGCCATGAAATTTCGACATGCTTTGTCGATAAGCCCTAGTTTTTCAGCAATTTGCATGTCTCAGGTAACATCAAGGGAAAGGCTAGGTATCATGTACGGACCAGCAAACCAGGCGCTCCACGAACTCCAACATTCGGCGTATGTCCGGTTTTCCTTGCTGGCATTCAGCTCGATTTTCTTTCTTGTAGATCCCTTCGCCGCCATTGGCACATTCATTGCCATTACGGCAGGTGCCGATGCAAAGCGTCGTCGCAGGATCGCTTTTAAGGCCGCGCTGACCTGCTTTATTGTGCTCATGGCCTTTGCCCTTGCCGGGCAGTTCATTTTCAGTCTTTTTGGAATCAAACTGCCCGCTTTTGAAATCGCCGGAGGTCTTATCCTGCTTCTGATTGGCATAGACATGCTAGAGGCAAAACGATCTCCCACCCAGGAGTCCTCTGACGAAGCCATGGAAGCGGCCGCCAAGGAAGATGCCGGCATTGTACCGATGGGAATTCCAATGCTGGCCGGCCCGGGGGCCATTTCAAGCGTGATGGTCTTGGTGGGGCAGTCACCGAACCACTGGCAGCTCATTGCAATTTTTGCCTCTATCGCGATTACTGCCGCAGCCAGTTACGGCGTGCTGAGTGGAGCAGACCGTTTGCGCCGCGTGTTGGGAGAAACCGGCATCAGAATTCTTGTACGTATTATGGGGCTGCTGCTGGTTGCCCTTGCCATGCAATTCTTTGTCAATGGATTAACGGACCTGGGCGTGATTGCAAAGCAGGATTGACCGACGTGAGGGGCCCCTGAGATATGGAAATTGATTTTAGGCAAATAGAAGCGCCGGACAATGTGGGTGGACCAGGCAACCTCACTCGGAAGTTTATTAATCAAGCGAGAATAACACGATGAAGATACGTTGTTCCTTTGTCGCAACATGGCTGCTCTTTCTGGGAGCGTGCTTTCCGGCGAGCGCGACCTTTCAGCAACCACCGCCATGCAAAAATGCGTTTTCTGTGGAGCGCGAAATCGCCGAGGGGAGAAAGGCCGCGCAACAGGTATATAAAACGATGCCCGTGCTGCCCGATTCCAGCCCGGTGACGCAGTATGTGCAACAGTTGGGCAAGAAGCTGACCCAATATGCTCCTGGCTATCGATGGCCGTATGAGTTTCACGTTGTGAATCAAGCAGACATTAATGCTTTTGCGCTTCCGGGGGGCCCTATTTTTGTAAATCTGGGCACGATTCAGGCAGCGGAAACAGAGGCACAGCTTGCCGGAGTAATGGCGCACGAGATTTCCCATGTGGTCATGCGTCACGCTACCTGCAACATTACCAGGCAGCAGTCCCAGGCGCCTTGGTGGGCGCTGGGGCAACTGGCCGCAGGTATTTTTATTCCCGGAGCAGGCGGCGCTCTGGCCGCGCAGGGAGTCGGGGCTGCTGCCGGAATGACCTTCCTGAAAATGTCTCGGGAGTCTGAAAAGCAGGCAGATCTTATGGGTACCGACATCGCTTACGATGCTGGCTATGATCCGCGCGGCATGGTGCAGTTTTTTGAAATTATTCAAAGCAAGTATGGATCAGGTGGTGCCCAGTTCTTGAGCGATCACCCGAATCCAGGTAACCGTACGGAATATGTGAATGATGAGATTGCCACGCTGCCTCCGCGCACAAACTGGATAAAAACCACACCGGAGTTTCAAAAGATCAAAAAACTCGTGGCAGGCATGAAGCCATACACTGCGCAGCAGATTTCAAGTGGTGCATGGAAAAATGCCAATGGTGCAGCAGTGGCGGTTCCTTCAAAGCCGGTGGACTTTAAGCCCGATGGAAGCTGGAAACAGCTCGACAGCGCAGGTTTTTCTGTCCAGTATCCAGGCAACTGGATGGCCACGGAGCAGGCCGGAAACGCTGCAACCATTGCGCCTTCCGGCGGTATCATCAACAACGTCACAATCTACGGAGTCATCATTGACGATTATCGCCCGGACCAGTCCATGGATCTCGCTGCGGCGACCAATCAGTTGATTGCTACGATACAGCAAGGAAATCCCGGAATGAAACCAGCAACCAGCATTCAGGATGTTCTGGTCAACAAGCAACCGGGAAAGAGCGTAGAGTTTGTCAATCAGGGTGCGTCTGCTGGAGGGGCTGCCGAACGCGACTGGCTGGTTGCGATTTCGCGGAGTGACGGGTCGCTCAGCTATCTGGTCTTCGTGGCACCGCAGAAAGATTTTGAGTCACTGCGCGCGACCTATGAGCAGATGCTTAGGACCTTCCGTATTCAGTAATGCGCAGCCAAGCGCAGATCGCCGCAAAAGGGGTCTTCCATTTCTGATATGTTTGCAGCAGCCATGCGCAAGCTGCTGAAAATCTTCGTTTCTGGATTTGTTTTCGTCCTTGCACAACCCTTGCAGGTAGGGGCGCAGGACAATCACAGGCCCCGCATCGGTCTTGTTCTCGATGGAGGCGGTGCTCTGGGTTTGGCGCATATTGGCGCACTGCAATGGATGGAGGAAAACCATATCCCCATTGACATGATTGCCGGCACCAGTATGGGCGGTCTTGTGGGAGGGGCCTATGCTGCGGGTGAAACCCCGGAGCAGATCCGCGCTCTGGTGCAGGGAATTGATTGGAATGAAATTCTCAGCGATGGCACACCGTATCGAGAGCTTTCCTTCCGCCGTAAAGAAGACCGCAGCCAATATCCGATGGATGTGCTGTTCGGAGTAGGCAAAAGAATCTATTTGCAGGAAGGTTACAAAGCAGGGCAACAGGTCCAGTTGCTCCTGGACAAAATCGCACTTCCTTATTCGGAAGTGCGTCAATTTGACGACCTGCCAACGCCATTTGCCTGTGTTGCTACCGACCTGGTTTCAGGCAGCAAACATGTATTCCGTTCAGGATCACTGGCACAGGCAATGCGCGCGACCATGTCGCTGCCGGGGATCTTCGCGCCTGTGCGCACCGGCAACGCCGTCTATGCCGATGGCGGTCTGCTCGATAATCTTCCGGTTGATGTTGCAAAACAAATGGGTGCAGACATCACCATCGCCGTTTACCTGCAGACGGCATCACTCAAGCCTGCTGAAAAATTGTCCACGGTTGCAGTGCTTGGCCGCAGCCTCAGCGTAATGATTGCTGCGAACGAGCTGAACAGCATTGA from Pseudacidobacterium ailaaui includes these protein-coding regions:
- a CDS encoding M48 family metallopeptidase yields the protein MKIRCSFVATWLLFLGACFPASATFQQPPPCKNAFSVEREIAEGRKAAQQVYKTMPVLPDSSPVTQYVQQLGKKLTQYAPGYRWPYEFHVVNQADINAFALPGGPIFVNLGTIQAAETEAQLAGVMAHEISHVVMRHATCNITRQQSQAPWWALGQLAAGIFIPGAGGALAAQGVGAAAGMTFLKMSRESEKQADLMGTDIAYDAGYDPRGMVQFFEIIQSKYGSGGAQFLSDHPNPGNRTEYVNDEIATLPPRTNWIKTTPEFQKIKKLVAGMKPYTAQQISSGAWKNANGAAVAVPSKPVDFKPDGSWKQLDSAGFSVQYPGNWMATEQAGNAATIAPSGGIINNVTIYGVIIDDYRPDQSMDLAAATNQLIATIQQGNPGMKPATSIQDVLVNKQPGKSVEFVNQGASAGGAAERDWLVAISRSDGSLSYLVFVAPQKDFESLRATYEQMLRTFRIQ
- a CDS encoding MarC family protein, translated to MYGPANQALHELQHSAYVRFSLLAFSSIFFLVDPFAAIGTFIAITAGADAKRRRRIAFKAALTCFIVLMAFALAGQFIFSLFGIKLPAFEIAGGLILLLIGIDMLEAKRSPTQESSDEAMEAAAKEDAGIVPMGIPMLAGPGAISSVMVLVGQSPNHWQLIAIFASIAITAAASYGVLSGADRLRRVLGETGIRILVRIMGLLLVALAMQFFVNGLTDLGVIAKQD